In Halobacillus amylolyticus, the following proteins share a genomic window:
- a CDS encoding HIT family protein, translating into MTQVDDCIFCKIINGDIPSAKVYEDKDVYAFLDISQVTKGHTLIIPKEHTKDIYHTQSGVAEKLFARVPKIASAIKTSFQPIGLNLLNNNEEPAGQSVFHLHIHLIPRYGAEDGFEPKWTVHTEDYTNEDLQSIAEQINQNIQK; encoded by the coding sequence ATGACACAAGTAGATGATTGTATTTTTTGCAAAATTATTAACGGTGACATCCCGTCGGCTAAGGTGTATGAGGATAAAGATGTGTATGCCTTCCTAGATATTAGCCAAGTTACAAAGGGTCATACGCTCATTATTCCTAAAGAACATACGAAGGACATTTATCATACTCAATCAGGTGTAGCCGAAAAATTGTTCGCACGAGTACCTAAGATTGCCAGTGCGATTAAGACATCCTTTCAGCCTATCGGTTTAAACCTGTTAAACAATAATGAAGAGCCTGCCGGACAATCTGTTTTTCATCTACATATCCACCTTATTCCCCGCTATGGTGCTGAGGATGGATTTGAACCAAAATGGACGGTTCATACAGAAGATTATACCAACGAAGATTTGCAATCCATTGCTGAGCAAATTAATCAAAATATTCAGAAATAG
- a CDS encoding ABC transporter ATP-binding protein, with protein sequence MKSLLHIDNLHGGYTHKNVLHGISFDVFPREIVGLIGLNGAGKSTTIKHVIGMMQAKKGKVAINGTTFEENPENYRQQLAYIPEMPILYDELTLYEHLHLTAMAYNVPEETFKKRLDPLLKEFRLTRKLNWFPVHFSKGMRQKVMIMCAFLIEPELYIVDEPFVGLDPLGIQSYLQRMDEMKENGAGILMSTHILATAEKYCDRFIILHDGEIRAMGTLDELRKSFNKPGASLDDIYIELTKEEDDD encoded by the coding sequence ATGAAATCATTGTTACATATCGATAACCTTCACGGTGGTTACACGCATAAAAACGTACTGCATGGAATTTCGTTTGATGTTTTTCCAAGAGAGATCGTCGGATTAATTGGACTTAATGGAGCGGGGAAGAGTACGACGATTAAACATGTCATCGGAATGATGCAAGCTAAAAAAGGTAAAGTAGCAATCAATGGGACAACTTTCGAAGAGAATCCTGAAAATTACCGCCAGCAACTGGCCTATATCCCTGAAATGCCGATTCTGTATGATGAATTGACATTGTATGAGCACTTGCATTTAACAGCAATGGCTTACAATGTGCCAGAAGAAACTTTCAAGAAAAGGCTTGATCCGTTATTGAAAGAATTCCGGTTAACACGGAAGCTCAATTGGTTTCCTGTCCATTTTTCAAAAGGGATGAGGCAGAAGGTTATGATTATGTGTGCCTTCCTTATTGAACCAGAGCTCTATATCGTTGATGAACCGTTTGTTGGGCTTGATCCACTTGGGATTCAATCCTATCTTCAACGGATGGATGAAATGAAGGAAAACGGCGCTGGTATATTAATGTCTACCCACATATTAGCGACAGCTGAGAAATACTGTGATCGGTTTATTATTTTGCATGATGGTGAAATACGAGCGATGGGAACGTTAGATGAGCTTAGGAAATCCTTTAACAAACCTGGGGCTTCCCTGGACGATATTTATATTGAATTGACAAAGGAAGAAGACGATGATTAA
- a CDS encoding ABC transporter permease yields MINAKEFWSHRFQDHIKETSRYLRYIFNGHIAIAMVFFVSALAYYYQQWLMQLPESFPTAWVVGIAFGLIASYSPVRTLLKEPDLVFLLPAEHQLGDYFKRCLYYSFIIQLYLIFLVVAALGPLYFASYPELGTRHYLMMIAVILVAKVWNMLANWWMLKERNANIRMADQIVREAISILLFYFLAKGEWVFASIVTVLLVAMMLYGYSLSRKKAGLAFDLLVSKDQARMRTFYRIANMFTDVPHLKNSVKKRHPLVRLLLAPISYRQNQTFTYLYRITFVRSSDYLGMYLRLVGIGGLAIWFVPNVWMKVAFAILFLYLSAFQMMSLWNHHRTIAWLDLYPVKSEWKQVAMLNGLKQLMIVQTVLFTVLFIIQTNFLGALLVMVGGTLFSFAFIQGYVKQKLV; encoded by the coding sequence ATGATTAATGCGAAGGAATTTTGGAGTCACCGCTTCCAGGATCATATAAAGGAAACAAGTCGTTACTTGCGCTATATTTTCAATGGTCATATCGCCATTGCTATGGTTTTCTTTGTTTCAGCCTTAGCTTATTACTATCAGCAGTGGCTCATGCAGCTTCCTGAATCGTTTCCAACTGCATGGGTTGTAGGGATAGCTTTTGGCCTCATTGCCAGTTACAGCCCTGTTCGCACCTTGTTAAAAGAGCCGGACTTAGTATTTCTGCTGCCAGCGGAGCATCAGCTGGGTGATTATTTTAAACGCTGCTTATACTATAGCTTTATCATCCAGCTTTATTTGATTTTTCTAGTTGTCGCTGCACTCGGCCCATTATATTTTGCATCATACCCTGAGCTTGGAACACGACATTATTTAATGATGATTGCTGTCATTCTCGTTGCAAAAGTATGGAACATGTTAGCGAACTGGTGGATGTTAAAGGAACGCAATGCAAATATCCGTATGGCGGATCAGATAGTGAGAGAGGCAATAAGTATTCTTCTCTTTTATTTTCTAGCTAAAGGAGAATGGGTCTTCGCAAGCATCGTGACTGTTTTACTCGTTGCCATGATGCTGTATGGTTACTCTCTTTCTAGAAAAAAAGCTGGACTAGCGTTTGATTTACTCGTAAGTAAGGATCAAGCCAGGATGCGGACTTTTTATCGAATAGCCAATATGTTCACGGATGTACCTCATTTAAAAAACAGCGTCAAAAAGAGGCATCCACTTGTCCGTTTATTGTTAGCTCCAATTAGCTATCGTCAGAATCAAACCTTTACTTATCTGTATCGAATCACGTTTGTTCGAAGCAGTGATTATTTAGGAATGTACTTACGGTTAGTAGGAATTGGTGGACTAGCGATTTGGTTTGTACCGAATGTTTGGATGAAAGTGGCCTTTGCTATTTTGTTCCTTTATTTAAGTGCCTTTCAGATGATGTCATTGTGGAATCATCATCGTACTATTGCCTGGCTTGATTTATACCCGGTAAAGTCAGAGTGGAAGCAAGTAGCGATGCTTAATGGTCTTAAGCAGTTGATGATCGTTCAGACTGTTTTATTTACCGTGTTGTTTATTATCCAGACGAACTTTTTAGGTGCTTTACTCGTAATGGTAGGTGGCACCCTATTCAGCTTTGCTTTTATTCAAGGCTATGTGAAACAAAAATTGGTGTAG